The Desulfocurvibacter africanus subsp. africanus DSM 2603 nucleotide sequence TGAGATTGTCGGTCAAGAATCGCAGGATGGGGTGCAGCTCATCATGTTCAACGGCCGCAGTCAGGCCGGGTTCGGGCTGCGCAGGACGCTTGTCAGCCATAATAGAGGCTCCTTCGAATTTGTTTTCAATTTCGCGGATGCGAGTGGATGGTTGTACGAGCATATGACAAAAAGATCAAAATAATCCTGGAGCCATTCCTGTCATCCAATTGTTTGCACGTCTAGGGCCGTGAGCAAGTTTAGCAAAATTAGGAGGCTCGATTCCGCTTTTGCCTTAACAAAAGCGTACAACCTGCTCGTCGCAGCTCCCGGCTGGCTGGTGGCGTTTCTCGGCACGGTCTGCTAGACAATCGGCAGAAAGACCAGCCTCATGGAGACGAATATGGAACTGAAGATGCAGATGCGCGCACTGGCCGAAGCGGCCAGGCAGGCGGCCCGAGGCATGGCCAAGGCAGGCGGAGTGGCCAAGAACGAAGCCCTCCTGGTCCTCGCGGAAATGCTCCACGAACGGCGCGAGGAAATCTTCGCCGCGAATGGCAAGGATGTGCGGCAAGCCAGGCAGAACGGCCTGGACGAACCCAAGATAGACCGGCTGACCATCACGGCCAAGGTCGTGGATTCCATGATCCAGGCCTGCCGCGAAGTGGCGGCCCAGGATGACCCGGTGGGCGCCATCGAAACCATGTGGCAGCGGCCCAACGGACTGCTCGTGGGACGCATGCGCATCCCCCTGGGCGTCATCTGCATGATCTACGAGTCCCGGCCCAACGTGACCGTGGACGCGGCCATCCTGTGCCTCAAGGCCGGCAACGCGGTCATCCTGCGCGGCGGCTCCGAGGCCTTCCACTCCAATACGCTGCTGGCTGCCATGCTGGGCGAGGCTCTGGCCAAGGCCGGGCTGCCCGCGGCCGCCGCGACCCTGGTGCCCACCACCGAGCGCGCCGCCGTAACGGCCCTGCTCAAGATGGACGACCTCATCGACGTGGTCATCCCGCGCGGCGGCGAAGGGCTCATTCGCGCCGTGGTTGAACAGGCCACCATGCCCGTGCTCAAGCACTACAAGGGCGTGTGTCACGCCTATGTGGATCAGGGCGCGGACCTGGGACAGGCCCTGGAGATCGTCTTCAACGGCAAATGCCAGCGGCCAGGGGTGTGCAACGCCCTGGAAGGCCTGCTCGTGCATGCGGCCGAGGCCGGGGAATTCCTGCCCAAGGTAGCCGCCAAACTCGGCGAAGCCGGAGTGGAATTCCGCGCCTGCCCCCGGGCCCTGCCGCTGTTAGGTCAACACGCCAAGCCCGCGCAGGAGTCCGATTGGGGCTTCGAGTTCCATGACCTGATCATGGCCGTGAAGGTCGTGGACAGCCAGGATGAGGCCCAGGAGCATATCGCGCGCTATGGCTCCAACCATACCGAGGTCATTATCTCCCGCGACCACGAGCGCATCATGCGCTTCTTGCGTGAAGTGGACGCCTCCCTGGTTGCGGCCAACGCTTCCTCACGCTTCAATGACGGCAGCGAACTCGGTTTGGGCGCGGAGATCGGCATCTCCACCTCCAAGTTGCACGCCTACGGGCCCATGGGCGCGCGCGAGCTGACCAGTTCCAAGTTCGTGATTCTGGGCAAGGGGCAGGTCAGGACCTGATGCGCCTGGGCATTTTCGGCGGCAGCTTCAACCCGGTCCATGTGGGTCATTTGCGCATCGCCATCGAGGTCCGCGAGACGCTCGAACTCGACCAGGTGGATATGGTGCCCGTGGCTTCGCCGCCGCACAAGGAGGCCTCGGACCTCCTGCCTTTCTGGCTGCGCTGCCTGATCCTCAAGGCCGCCGTGAAGCAGGCTCCGGGTCTGGCCCTCAACGATCTGGAGGCCTTGCTCCCGGAGCCGTCCTACACCCATCGCACTTTGTCGGCCTATCGGGAGATTCTGCCCGATGCCGAGCTGTATTTCATCCTGGGGGCCAGCGATCTGCTTCTGCTCGACTTATGGCACCGGGGCCGCGAGATGCACGAGTTGGCCAACTTCGTGGTGGTGCCGCGCTTTGGCAAGGATCTGCAGGCTGTGGCGGATTTCGTGCCGCGATTCTGGCCCGACGCCGAGCGTCTATCCGCTTGCGCGCACTCCGCGCAGCCGAGCAACTGCCAAGCCTGCTGGCGGCTGCCCAGCGGCAATCTCTTGCAGTACGTGCATGCGCCGGGCCTGGATGTGAGCGCCACGGATATCCGGTATCGTTTTCTGGACGGCCGGTCCCTGGTTTATCTGGTGCCCAGCGAGGTCGAGCAAGTGCTCATGGAGCGTCGGGAGGAAGTTCGGCGCATCTGGAGCGTACGGCCCGAGGGCAAGCACACGCGTTGCCGGGCGGAGGACGACGGGGAGGAATAAGGCAAGTTCCGCCTGCTCCGTGCCTCCGCGCGCCGAATCTCAATATGGTTCAGCCGTTGCGCAGGCCTTGCCGTTCGGAACCCAGCGTGTCCCAGGGCGTACCACGAGTCGAGGCGGACAGTCTGGCGGTTAAAGCAATACGCACATGAAATGTGGGGTCCAGGGGGCCTGGCTCCCTGGTGGGTGGGGTCTGGGGAGGGCGAAGCCCTTCCCGGTTCATCTGCAAGTTGCTTTAGCCTAGCGGCAGTCTCATGCCGGCCCGGGCGATTGCGCGCAGAATGCTGTAACGGCTGATCTCCCCGCGAAGCTTGTTGTCGCTGGCCACGGGCAGGGCCAGAATGCGCTTTTGGGAGATGATCTCCATGGCCCGGGTGACGTTTTCATACGGGGCGACGCTCAAGTAGTTGGTGATCATCAGGTCCGCGGCGGTAAGGTGCTTGTGCTGTTCGATGCCGTCCTTGATGTCGAACACCGTGCGCCGACCGAGCAGCTTGTTGAGGCCGGTTCCGCCCACGAGCTTGGTGAGAATATCGAAGCTCGATATGATCCCGAGCAGCCCTTCCTTCTTGTCAACCACATAGACCAGCCGGGATATCTCGTCGTGGCGATAGGTGCTGAGCAGCGCTTCCAGTTTGGTATCCGGCTCAACAGTGAGCACCTTCTTGGTCATGGCCTCGTCGACTAGCATGGCGGGGACCTCGTTATGGTTGCGAATCAGGATGAATGTCCTGAGTTATGTTCTAGTAATACAATCGGCTGTTCGGCCGAAAAGTTTATCCGGCCGGGCAAGAGCAGCGAGAATCCTTCGCACACAAGGAACGGGAGCGGGTTTTCAGCCTGTTCCGGTGAGGCAGACAGCTTCAGAGTAGAGCCGTCAGGGCGAAATCACCCGCGTGAAACTGTCTGCACGGCTTAAGTCTATTGCAAAAGGAAGGACTAGGAGATGTTGAAAGAGCTGCGCTTTCCGCCTGAAGTCGCTGAAAAGCTCAAGTGTTATGTCTACCGTTTGATTGACCCGCGTAATGGAGAAACATTTTACGTTGGGCGTGGCCAAGGTGATCGAATTTTCGAACATGTTCGCGCTGCATTGAACGTGAATGGAGTTACTTTGCTGGAAGATGCAGGAGAAGACGTTAAATTTGAGCGCATCCGCCAGATAGATGCCGAGGGCTTTGATGTCCACCACGTGATTCATTGCCATGGGTTATCCGAAGAGCAGGCCAAAGCTGTTGAATCGGCGTTGATCGATGTCTACCCAGGGTTGACCAATAAGCAGTTAGGTGCTGGATCTGTTGAATTTGGTCCTAAACATGTAAATCAGATTATTGTAAAATATGCTGCAGAAGAGGCGGTCTTTGATGATAGTTGCAACTATATGCTTATCAACATCAATAAAAGCATAGGGAATCGACCAAATGTTTATGAATGTGTTCGGCATGCTTGGGGAGTAGAGAGGTCACGTGCAGAAGGAAGTGACTATGTGCTTGCTGTAGCTTGGGGTATAATCCGTGGCGTTTATGTGGCTGAAAGGTGGCTTGAAGCTACAGTCGAAAACTTTCCCGAGCAAGGTGCGTCTTGGAATAAAGAAGGTAAGCTCAATTTGGGCTTCGAAGGTAAAATGGCCAATCAGACAATTTGGGATTCCTTCGTAGGCAAGCGAGTGAATCTTTGGAGGAAAAGAGGAGCGCAGTATTCAGTACGTTATGTTGATAATAGGAGTAGGGCCAAAAACGCACGTTGATCGCAATGCCTTGTAATATCGACTTTTATTGATATGGCTCACGTGATGATCACGACCTGGTTACTGGAGCGTACGTTGCCCACACGCCCAATGCGTGCCTTGTTCGCTTTCTCATCGACGATAGGGGAGAGCTGACCACGTCTTGAACTCCTGACTCCAAACAGGTAACCCTATCCACAAACAGGCATCCGGCAGACACGTAAGGACGCATCAGGGCGTCATGTCCCATGCTGGATCGCCTGGCCATTGACGCGAGCAGGGGATTTTGCCCTTCTCCGTACTGCCATCCAACCCACGGGAGACATCCCAAGGACCAGCAGCGCCACGGGCCACGCGCCCGTGCCCGCGCCACACATCGACCATGCACAACACCCTCTCCATCCTTCGCACGCTGCCCGAGCACATGGAGTCCTTCCTGGCCCTGTGGGCCGAAGGCATGCGCAAGGCCGGCTACCTCGAACACACCACGGCCAAGCGGGAAGACTGCATCGTGTCCTTGCAGATCTTCCTGCAGCCCATGCTGGCCACCCTGGAAGCGCAGGGCAGGGTGCCGGAGTTCGGGGAACTGGCGCGCGACACTGTCTGGTGCGGGCATCTGCTGGAGGCTGCCCGGAGGCACCGCTTCCGCGGCGTGACCCAGGACATGTTCATCGGCTGCTTCAAGACCATGGTGCAGGCCGTGGTCGACCTGCTGCCTGCCATCGCCGCGCCCCATGCCGCGCGCCTTGCCTGCGCGCGGGTGATCCAGCGCTTTGCCGACGCCTTCGAGACCGCGCTCGTGGCCGAGTGGACAGCCCTGTCCCGGCGCGAGGCCGACGAGCGCCTGGAAGGCTCGAACCGCCTGCTGACCCTGGAGAAGAACAAGTACGAGAACATCCTGGCCGCTATCTCGGACCTCGTGCTGGTCGTGGCCGAGGACGGCACGGTGCTGGAGGCCAACCTCGCGGCGCGCAGGATCTTTGGCGAGCGCCTGGCCGGCGGGCTCGCGGTCTGGGATGCCCTGGGGCTGGAAGGCGGGTCCATGGCCGAGGTCCTGCGCTACTACCCCTCGGAGCAGGCCCACGAGATCCATGCCCCTGAGTCCGGGCCGCAGGGCGAGGAGCGTTACTTCGAACTCAAGATCATTCCGCTGTCCCTGGTCAGCCTGGCCTCCAGAGGCTACATCCTCGTGCTCAACGACATCACGGCGCACGTGCGCCAGCGCGACAGGCTTGAACAAGTGGTGGCCGAGCGCACCGAGGCCCTGCGCGCCGAGAAGACGCAGCTGCAGGAGATGAATATCACCCTGCGCCACGTCATGAGCAGCGTGGAAAAGGAGCGCGAGTCCGATCGCCACGCGATCGCGCACATCGTGGAGACCGTGCTGCTGCCGGCCCTGGAGCGCGTGCGCCGGGAAAGCGCGGCCGAGGTGCGCAAGGGCTACCTGGACATCCTGGGAGACCAGCTCGTGAAGCTGGCCCCGGGCGTGGGGCCTGACGGCGATGCGCGGCTGCTCAAGCTCACGCCCATGGAGATGAAGATCTGCCGCTTCATCCGCGCGGGCAGCTCCAGCAAGGACATCGCCGAGGCCATGAACCTCTCGTCCGGAACCATCCAGACCCACCGCAAGAACATACGCAAGAAGCTGGCCCTCCAGGGCCAGGACATCAACCTGTACACCTACCTGCAGTCCCTCGCCCCGTCGGCGTCCTGAGCCCCTAGTACCGGCGGCCCAGGGCCGTTGCAGCCCCTTATGCGGCCCGCGAACGAACCGCGCGGGCTCTGGAGGACGTGCCGGGGCCGCGCCCCCTTGCGGGTGGCGTCCGGGGAGGGCGGCGCCCTGCCCGGTTCAAGGGAGATCCGCCGCAGCGCCGCGCGCTTGCTTGCTGCGGCCCTAGAACTGAGTGCTTTTAAGACGCACGCTCCAGCGTTGACGGCGCAAGTGAATTGCGCCTACGCCGAAGCTGGCGGCAAGCCATGCCGACGCATGGCTTGCAGAGCATTTTCAAAAGCAAAATGCGCTATTGGGTATATGAATATACCCATTCTTTCCCCAATACCTCTCCTTGTGACAGCTGCCCTATGGTCCCTATTGGTGGACCATGCACACACACTGCCCTGAATCCCTTGGCGAACTCAGGCGGCCTCTGGCGCAGGACGTACGTCGTGCCTGCGCGTTGCGAGACTTCTTCCTGGCCTCAGGCGGCGCGGACATGGTCCGGGCCGCGCGGCTCCTGGCCTGCGAGGACGCCGCCGGTCCGGACCTGGCTGCAGCCGATCCGGCGCAGGTCGAGTTCGCCTTCAACCGGCTTTTCGTGGGGCCCATGGCCCTGGAGGCCCCGCCGTTCGCCTCGGTTTACCTGGAGCCCGAGCCCCTGGTCATGGGCAAAACGACCCTGAGCGTGCGCGGCGTCTATCACGCCCTGGGCCTGGCCTCCTTTCTGGAGGGCAGCCTGCCCGACGACCACCTGGGCCTGGAGCTGGACTGCGCGGCGATCATGCACGCGGCCCTGGAGCAAAGGCCCGACCGGACATTGAGCGAGCTGTACGCCTGGTTCGTGGGCGAGCACATGGCGGCCTGGGTGCCTGCCTTTGCCGCGCGGGTGGAGGCGGCCGCCTCGACAACCCCGGTCATCGCGTATTGCGTCCGCCAGCTCCTGCGCTGGCTGGATGAGGGAGTCGCCGCCACGAGCGGCAAAGCCTGAGCGTATGAGCAAATTGCCTGAGCGTAAGCATAAATCGGAGGATGACAGCATGACCCGAACCAAGGCGAATGGAAGTCCGCAGGCCTCCGGGGGCGGCCTGTCCCGGAGACGCTTCCTCGAAGGGCTGTTGGCCGCAGGCGCGCTGGCCGCCGTGCCGGGCAGCTTCCTGCGCCCGCTGAGCGCCCCGGCGGGCGGCGCCTACCTGGACGGCTATGAGGTGTTCCGCAACGCCTGCCCGCGCAACTGCTACGACACATGCAGCATCAAGACCTTCGTCAAGGACGGCGTGATCCAGTTCATCGAGGGCGCGCCCGAATCGAGCTTCACCCGGGGCGGAACCTGCGTGAAGGGCTATGCCTACACGCGCCGGCCCTACAGCCCGGA carries:
- a CDS encoding glutamate-5-semialdehyde dehydrogenase; amino-acid sequence: MELKMQMRALAEAARQAARGMAKAGGVAKNEALLVLAEMLHERREEIFAANGKDVRQARQNGLDEPKIDRLTITAKVVDSMIQACREVAAQDDPVGAIETMWQRPNGLLVGRMRIPLGVICMIYESRPNVTVDAAILCLKAGNAVILRGGSEAFHSNTLLAAMLGEALAKAGLPAAAATLVPTTERAAVTALLKMDDLIDVVIPRGGEGLIRAVVEQATMPVLKHYKGVCHAYVDQGADLGQALEIVFNGKCQRPGVCNALEGLLVHAAEAGEFLPKVAAKLGEAGVEFRACPRALPLLGQHAKPAQESDWGFEFHDLIMAVKVVDSQDEAQEHIARYGSNHTEVIISRDHERIMRFLREVDASLVAANASSRFNDGSELGLGAEIGISTSKLHAYGPMGARELTSSKFVILGKGQVRT
- the nadD gene encoding nicotinate (nicotinamide) nucleotide adenylyltransferase, which translates into the protein MRLGIFGGSFNPVHVGHLRIAIEVRETLELDQVDMVPVASPPHKEASDLLPFWLRCLILKAAVKQAPGLALNDLEALLPEPSYTHRTLSAYREILPDAELYFILGASDLLLLDLWHRGREMHELANFVVVPRFGKDLQAVADFVPRFWPDAERLSACAHSAQPSNCQACWRLPSGNLLQYVHAPGLDVSATDIRYRFLDGRSLVYLVPSEVEQVLMERREEVRRIWSVRPEGKHTRCRAEDDGEE
- a CDS encoding HPP family protein, which codes for MLVDEAMTKKVLTVEPDTKLEALLSTYRHDEISRLVYVVDKKEGLLGIISSFDILTKLVGGTGLNKLLGRRTVFDIKDGIEQHKHLTAADLMITNYLSVAPYENVTRAMEIISQKRILALPVASDNKLRGEISRYSILRAIARAGMRLPLG
- a CDS encoding LEM-3-like GIY-YIG domain-containing protein: MLKELRFPPEVAEKLKCYVYRLIDPRNGETFYVGRGQGDRIFEHVRAALNVNGVTLLEDAGEDVKFERIRQIDAEGFDVHHVIHCHGLSEEQAKAVESALIDVYPGLTNKQLGAGSVEFGPKHVNQIIVKYAAEEAVFDDSCNYMLININKSIGNRPNVYECVRHAWGVERSRAEGSDYVLAVAWGIIRGVYVAERWLEATVENFPEQGASWNKEGKLNLGFEGKMANQTIWDSFVGKRVNLWRKRGAQYSVRYVDNRSRAKNAR
- a CDS encoding LuxR C-terminal-related transcriptional regulator, encoding MHNTLSILRTLPEHMESFLALWAEGMRKAGYLEHTTAKREDCIVSLQIFLQPMLATLEAQGRVPEFGELARDTVWCGHLLEAARRHRFRGVTQDMFIGCFKTMVQAVVDLLPAIAAPHAARLACARVIQRFADAFETALVAEWTALSRREADERLEGSNRLLTLEKNKYENILAAISDLVLVVAEDGTVLEANLAARRIFGERLAGGLAVWDALGLEGGSMAEVLRYYPSEQAHEIHAPESGPQGEERYFELKIIPLSLVSLASRGYILVLNDITAHVRQRDRLEQVVAERTEALRAEKTQLQEMNITLRHVMSSVEKERESDRHAIAHIVETVLLPALERVRRESAAEVRKGYLDILGDQLVKLAPGVGPDGDARLLKLTPMEMKICRFIRAGSSSKDIAEAMNLSSGTIQTHRKNIRKKLALQGQDINLYTYLQSLAPSAS
- a CDS encoding TorD/DmsD family molecular chaperone, with protein sequence MHTHCPESLGELRRPLAQDVRRACALRDFFLASGGADMVRAARLLACEDAAGPDLAAADPAQVEFAFNRLFVGPMALEAPPFASVYLEPEPLVMGKTTLSVRGVYHALGLASFLEGSLPDDHLGLELDCAAIMHAALEQRPDRTLSELYAWFVGEHMAAWVPAFAARVEAAASTTPVIAYCVRQLLRWLDEGVAATSGKA